GAATGGACtgataaatgtcaacaaagttttgagaaattgaaggcgTTATTGACTGAGGCATCGGTGTTGGTGCAACCTGAGACAGGGAAAGAGTTtataatttacagtgatgcatcattgaatggtCTTGGATGTGTGCTAATGCAAGAAGGTagagtaatagcttatgcttcgagatAGCTGAAACcacatgagaagaattatccgacgcatgactTGGAATTAGCTGTTATCgtgtttgctttaaaaattttgtgtcattatttgtatggtgagaaatgctGAATCtttactgatcataaaagtttgaaatatctGATAAATCAAAAGGATTTGAATTTGCGACAACGAAGATGGcttgaattaataaaagattataGGTTAGTTATTGATTACCACCTAGGAAATGCAAATGTAGTCGCTGATGCTTTGAGcagaaaatctttgtttgctttgaGAACCATGGATAGGAGTTTAGCTTTGTCTGAGGagggtttaattttggttgagttgaaagctagaccgTTATTTTTGCAGCAAATTTTTGAAGCTCAGAAGAATTATAGTGAATTACAAGTCAAGAGATCTCAGTGGGAATCAGGTTGTGATTCAGATTTTCGAATTAGATCAGATGATTGCCTAATGTTCCGAGATAGGATATGTGTACCAAAAGATGATGAGTTGATTCGGACAATTTTACATGAGGCACACAATGGTAGTTTATCAGTTCACCCAGGTAgtactaaaatgtataatgatttgaagaaattgtattggtggccgggcatgaaaaaggatatttctaaatttgtatcaaagtgtttgatttgtcaacaaGTAAAATCTGAACATCAAGCACCTTCGGGTCTACTTCAACCATTATtgattcctgagtggaaatgggacagaatcacgatggattttgtgacgGGTTTGCCTCTGACTCCtaggaagaaagatgctatttgggtaatcgtTGATAGATTGACGAAGTCAGCCCATTTTATACTGGTACAtattgattactcacttgacaagttggcgaagttatatgttgctgaaattgtGAGGTTGCAAGGGGTGCCTAAGTGcattatttcggatagagatccgaggtttactttgaggttttggaaaaagttgtaagaagccttgggtacaaaattgaactttagtaCTGCATTCCATCCGCAAACTGACAGACATCtgaaagagtaattcaagttcttgaagacatgctctgATATTGTGTCttagaatttgaaggcagttgggagaaacatctaccattggttgaatttgcctACAACAATAGCTAATCAGTCGAGTatacaaatggcaccgtatgaagcattatatggacgtaagtgtagaacccctttgtattggactgagttcAGTGAGAAACGAATTCACGGGGTTGACTTGGTGAAAGAAAccgaagaaaaagagaaagtaaTCCGTGATTGTTtcgaagaaaaagagaaaagaaattgagtttcaagtaggcgataaagtatttttgaaagtatctccgtggaagaagattttgagatttggctGTAAATgtaaattgagtccacgttttattgggcTGTATGAAGTTATCGAAAGGATTGGACCTGTGgcttatcggttagctttgccagcagagttggaaagaatacataatgtatttcatgtgtcaaTGTTACGATGATATCGctctgatccttcacatataatttcttcgatagaaattgaaatttgatcggatatgacttatgaggagGAACCGATAAAGATTCTGGCTCGGGAAGTCAAACAGTTAAGGAATAAAAATATAGcattagtgaaagtgttgtggcaaaaacatggaatggaagaagCTATATGGGAAACAGAGGAAGTTATGAGAAAACAATATCCAAACCTCTtttccggtaagattttcgaggacgaaaatctcTAAATAGAGGGATAtctgtaatagcccgatttaaGACTTAGTCAAAACAGTGatttcaagaccacaaatctgaagaggaaaattttatttttactatatttttatggcctacaatttcacggaaagatttagtgaaaatttcgttcgaaaattttgacgtttgggcactcaatttagtcaaaaggattaaattgtaaaaattgcaaaagttgaattttatttgttaaagggttttaattgttatggaattataaattaggggtccttatgtggtaattagaccattagttagtgatggacaaaaatggacaagaaataagtgaaataggatttttttttaagtaaggtcattttggttatttagtaaataaatagaattaaaatgggaaaaagatgtaaaaaaatGGTGTTATCATATCTGCTTGCTGCTGAAACTTGAaggactccatagctagggttttggccactttcaagcttgattgtaagtgcattttagccccgtttttaatgttatttgcaTTTTTTAGATTCCCGTAGCTCGGtttatctatttctactgttattttgagctagggttgaaaattgaaaaattacccatgtGTGAAATgtgtgtattttgatgttttatggaagaatacgAAGTTAgaatttatgttaaacaacttttgctaatcgattttaagtgaaaccgagcaaaataacataattggtaaaaatatttaatgttcataaATAAGAGTTAGAgagagaatttgatgttgccatagaacgaaaaagtgttcagcatgttataaaacataataataaggaataaaatttaattttcaaactttggggcaaaaatataaatatgcaaaagtttagggacaaaattgtaattttatcaaaagttGAGTcgataattattttgatatatgtgaatattaaacaagctaaattttctattatagatcaagaaagatgTGGAATCAGCCTCgataagggaaaggaaaagattgtGGATTAAATTGCGAAATTCCTAtgttttgcaccgaggtaagtaatatgtaattaatacattgtttatAACTATTTctgatattttgttataatatatgagaaattattgaatatgaaatagttatataacaattagaaatttagaatttatagttgaatcgattaaaatctgcttgaattgtggatatatcattgacaagtaataagtgaagtagttgaattgaattattaaatttattatgggattggactgaaatattgaaattttcatttgtgTACGGAAAAATTGTAAATCCTTGAAAAGTGCCTATGTGCCTATAAGAAAGGCTTGAATAAAGTGCCTATAAACACATGTGttgtactatgtgcaggctactatgtttACCAGAAGGCTTTGGTCAAGTGTGTAGTACTacgtgcaggctactacgtgaactgGAAAGTTTGaccacgtgtgtagtactatgtgaaggttattacgtgtatcgaatgataataatTACACAGGTGGTACTATGTGTAAACCACTGAATATTCGCTATTATACCGACGTGTTCAACGGGATATGAGTATTGATAAACAAATATGAGTATGTAATTGAAGTGTGAAAATTTGCTAAAGATTAACTAGAGTGATGAAGTTTCGTACTgtgcttacaaaataaattgttgtaatgttatgtaaatgagtgaaattgaaacagaaCAGATTCGAACAATGGAAGTgatttagtttgaaaaatcaccaaaaattgaaattgagttaTTGATTGAATGAGATATTGcattaaagcttaatgagtctacattcatataaaagaagcagatcaagcaaaagagtggtatattttgagatatttgaattttagtgaggcagggtcggattgattttggaatcccctattctgacttggaaaattaattaaaaattgtacaaaaataattatgaaatgtaatttatattcttagaatccttaatgagtctattttcaaaataaataaacaaaaatatcatctaaattctgtacaatgagataattcatttttagtgaagagaggcaAAGATcttgagcagtgaaacaggggtcaCTTTAAAGCATAAACTGCACTAATTAGCCaagtcaaaaattttcaaaaattttatgataaaatggtatttgattctagtttttgggaaaatttacagaacttAGTTTGGAGTTCCAtggctccggataaaaataatttagtgactgcgACATAGAAAAACCGTTTGCtggaatttgaataaatatcaaatttatggttgattaaaattatgtcatctatggaaacatgttttaaatttgtttatcaattacatacgtacttactaagctatataattacttctctttctttttttcttgttttatagtgttataaATCATCTCGGAATTCAAACAGAGTCGGGGATCATCCACACTATTtacatcttttggtattttgaaaccaatatttatgaattatggcatgtatagaagacttaatgttaatgtgatgtatatatatactaattactaCTTAGCTTAAGATGttaatgtatattaattgataggttgtttttttaaaaatgctaGCGAGGTTACTTTGAATGTcgtgaatgatttaattatgtttaagtatatagctgtattagttgaaatattgaattggtttgagattgcgttttgaaaatttgcaggagggATTAGACATTTGTAAAAGggattatgtaaaaaaatttataaaaataaaactccaattttatgaaaatatttactttatgtttgataatactttttaccctgtttcggcgatgaacacgggtaagaggtgttacatgtTAGTGGTATCGGAGCTACAGTTTAGCTGGTTTTTAGACTAACAAAATATGTGTGAAATTCTATCTATACATGCTATAAATATATTGTGAATGTATGAtgattaaaattgtgtttttatatagtaaatggatcccgaCCGAGCTGTAGCGAATGATGTAGAAAGCAATGCACCGGCTCCCGCGCAAGGGACCTCGCCTGAGGAAAGTAGACTTGGAACTGAAACACATAGTCGGGATAAGGCTCGAGAAGTGAAAATTTTTCCTCTTCTACTTTTTACCCTATTTCGACGATGAACATGGGTAAGAAGTGTTACAACACCAACGAAATAGTTAGAGGATCATCTTCCTCTTGTAGTCGGTGAAAAACTAGAAGATGGCCATTAAAAGTCCACTGGGCATCGCTGATCACACGATCCTCATCTACCTTgcggaaaaatttaaaaagaaaccttttttcccctaattctaaaattttcactcCTCTGTGCCATAGATTGGCCATGGTATTTCATAGCCTTGAAATTGACCACATTGGCAGTTAAGAAACAGTTCACCAGACAGAATCCATAAATCGGTCGGCGTGAACCCTTATCACTAGAAAAAAAAAGCTATGCTTCCTCTTCCCCATTCGTAATACATAGAATGACAAGTCCTTTCTCCATAAACTTTATCAAAATCGACCACACCCAGAAAAAACCTCCAACAACGATAAGTgtcaaaagtaacatgttttaatctcgTTATTAATGTAGTTTTGGATGATTAATCAATgcaaaatggtgaattttatgctcctaatcctttaaattcatgtttctatacttagaaGAGCATTTGGGAGAAAAACGGAGTGAAAATTAGATATTGGAACAGATTTCAAGAGCCACACGGGTTAGGCCTTCCTACACGGGCTGGACACATtaccgtgtgagacacatgggctgacacacggccatgtgccagaCTGTCTGGATTTTGTGATTCGCACTCTGGACACAAggaaaaatgcaatttttaggtttttcgagCATTTTAAGAcctataaatatcaaatataagaAGAGAAATGGGAGCCATcagagaatattgaagaaaataacTTAGAAAATACCATTGAAGTCGACTCTGAAATATATTTCTATCAAGAATGAAGAtcccattttaatttctttaatgttttttatgagtttatctttttcttgtggttatactgactttgagatgtttttattcgTGGTTATAAACTAATTTCCTAAATACCTAAGGAAGATGAACCCTAcaatgaattttgttttttgatttctattttacgcaataaatacttgaatcttGTTCTTAGTTATGCGtgcttaattaatatttttgaattactaattcatgtttgatgtgcttaattcagaggaggaatagaccttgtttaagagtagatctactATAATtaagtggagttgcatgcaatcctagaaatataataggggaatccatagatcgatttaatgcgataataggggttttaattagaaagaaatttcaattaatcaaccttgagtcagttgttcttagtattgaagagagatattagcataatttagggatttctacggatcaagatattaagtgaataaattgtttaattcagattgataatgacatatgtagtctaggtggattctttcctgggtattgtttcgcttcttggttattattcaattattttcctgatttgttctttgtcgAGTTCTTAGTTAAttgatttagttaattttagtttaattcaatCACTTCGATTTCTCGGTTAGATAATAGAAAGATAGTAATTACTTGTACTTTTATTCCACGTAGGAACGATATCTTTACTTatcgtagctatactatttatcgataggtgcacttgcctttgtcatatttttagttagtttcatggacatcaagtttttggcactaTTACCGAGGACTGAATATTAGGAAAAcattatttctaataatttagcCACTACAGTCATACCTTCTTTCTTAGGAACAACCTGCACAGGACTCACTCAAGCACTATCAGAAATAGGATAAATAACTCTAGCATCTAGAAGTTTAATTACCTTCGCCTTGAAAAGTTCCTTCATATTGGGATTTAGCCTTCTTTGAGCTTGCACACGTGGCTTATACTCatctttcattaaaaatttaatgggtGCAAATAGAAGGGTTGATCCCTCTAATGTCCTAAATTTTCCAAGTTATAACTCTTTTGTATTCCTTTAACACTTGCAGTAACTCATCTTTCTCATTCAGCTTTAAATCCGAAGCAATAATCAccgaaaatatagaatttttcccaaggaattcattttccaaatggttTGGCAATTGCTTTAGTTCCAATTTGAGAGGTTCTTCAATAGAGCGCTTTAATTTCTGTTATTTACTTACCTCAATGGCctcataatttttttgtctcaatGGAGACTCATTAGTATCTAGGTCAATTAGTCAATTTTTATCTCATTTATCACATCATTATCTCTATCAACCTCCTCTCATTGAATAAGACACAGTTCCAATGTGTCATTATGAACAATTTCCTAGAAAGAATCTTGACTAGCATGatcaataaaattgataaaataataggAATCATCTTGCTCTCTAGAAAATCTCATGGCatcataaatttgaaaaatgatctCATCATCACCTACCCTAAGCACAAGTTTACCATTACCCACATCAATTATAGCACTAGCAGTGGCTAAAAAGGGTTGACCTAAAATTAAAGGCACCTCAATATCCTCATCCATCTCACGTATAACAAAATCAATAGGGAAGATGAATTTATCTACTTTAACAAGTACATCTTCAATAATTCCCCTAGGATATTTATAAGATCTGTcagctaattgaatactcatcttAGTGGGTTTTGGTTTCCCAAGACCAAGttgcttgaaaattttataaggCATCAAATTAATACTAGCACCCAAATCAGACAATACTTTTTCAATGTTTAAAGTACcaataaaacaagaaatagtaaaacttcCTGGGTCTTTCAGCTTGGTGGGTAATTGATaaagggttgcgcgcggaccaagatcgactCATCAAGTCACAGGAAAGTCCTACGAGATCTATAAACAAATTGGCTGcaatgaaaatagaaaacagaGAACTAAACTTGTTAGATCAAGAAACCCAAATCGAATAGAATAAGAAATACTTCGGCGGCAAGAAATCTGGAAATTATGAATGAAGAACATTTCTTGATGCCTATGAACGAAGCCGAATCggatcttgaagtttggaaaggctgaaacgcaacaagaacaattaatcccaagttaatcaataaatcagtacaagcagaaattaataaagaagaatgaatagcaagaaaataaagaaagtcctaagaatccttgaaatcgagaaagatttcacaactcccttcaacggctctaatctcccctccaatgaagaacaatggcaagaagaaggctgaagatggctcccacaatcaaaaagatttttaaaactacttctaaagaaaattcaagagagaattcttggagaaaactcaaagagaacttttcactcaataaaatctgatttcaatgtgtaATTCAATATGTAatgtgtataagggtggctggccaagccatacatataggccttctaactattttcctagtcctaataggaaaactaaaaaaaacctatttttttttttactttcaaggggaaattcggccaaggactttaaatgggcctcttagactaaatttttacatagaaatttattcataaagtttaaaaattaaaactaagtatttaaagaattaaaacttaacaaattgggccactttgacaatttggcctgattttcaactaagtcaaatttaaatttcttgattgggcttggaacatcttattgggtcgtttcttcaagcatttggccttgtaatccgttctctcccgaaattggttcattgatgctcgtaactgagatccaatgcgccttagctgcaaggttcggtttcttggaccaagacttccaagatttgaaatcttgattttcttgattcttgaaatcgctcaaaatagcaaaattggaccaagattcggtttcttgattttcttgaaaacaagaaagtgaatcttgattttctttttccttcgtgtacgcatctaaggccttgctaataaattcttgaatggttccatttagttttaaactcatttgtctggcctttgacctcattattgggccttgtggtaatttgagcccatcacgtccttgagcttgaattaggcctttgtgactcttatcattcccccttcctcaaaaagattcgtcctcgaatctgaaaaatcaaatggactcAGCTTTCCTCGATCGAACGGGACTAATGGCAATTGAGTCCACTGAAAAGAATAGCCATGAATTAGTAAATAGTAATGCAAACAAACTTGTAgtccaatcataagcataacaaaataAGTATAACGCATGCGAATGGACAGATTTAGATAACCATGCAAATAAGCTAATTTACTTGCCAATGCCTCgttaaatattcaaaacaaagatgaacatgttttaaggcattcaatcatctcaaattgtttccacaaaccatgaataaatcgcgagtaataaatcaaatggtaaacgtaatcatcataagtaggtatttgaaaaggtttaCACGGTTCACAGAtttgcacaatcataccatgcattaattGACCGACTCACTCACACAtacatcataaaaattatcaaaaacaataatctatttatcaaccatcaaaacagatagatcatcaataaataaaataggacagtcaagcacgtttcgatctaagtgttttacaaaatttaaatcatcAACTCGATCTTTGTCAAtatccgaggagtacaaaggtgtttcaaaagtttcaagcatcttacctttatacGTAGAAGAATAAggttcaattttacctttaccatttaatacaaaccttcgctcatcgggggcatagtgtagtcgaagctccgttgttgagttaaccttaatcaaatggaactcaaacttcatgtataaccacagaaactgtttaaggcatgaatataaattgaaaatttttttggcaaATTTCattaccttattcaaaaaccaagtatcaaaacaattGAAAGTATTTGCACACAATAGATGATGATTGATTTTCCAACGAAATATACCAAAAAAGATTCtgggtttaaaaacttgattttgattagtcatgccgaagtgtaacaaagatttcattaaaccaatcaagttaaaccatgaggaTTTTCGCATACATACCAACGtacattcaaaactttttttattcaccaaaacagatttgcacaaattcgcggattttacacaaggcaaatcaagagaataacaactcacgcttcctttcgtaatgactttatcaaccacaatcaaagaataacaattaatcagATCAAAATGAGGTATCTTTTAAGAACTaagtcaccaaaagttttattaataattttcaaatctgcaagggactcggttgctaaaattttcttacctcgcttaccttcgagctcatgtagtgtgatttcatctttgccTGTGTTGATCATATGAAAGCGTCTTTCATTGGAAAGgcattgaagttgaaagttatctttcggTCTTTCAGGAACCTTTTcaacatccttcttcatatgtggccaatggaagtgttctatcccacgtaaaggtggtaaacctttaggggcctcactaaaaacatcctcataatccagcaaaagacattgaaacacactaagcaaattttcattaatgttagatagagataaatagttttgcctaaacctcacaaggatacaaggctgtttattgagtagggctctccacacatctttttttgttggaattaatttttttcctctagttttaccacttgcgtattcactcacctttgggccatttaaattttgacgtttttcactactagcctcttttctctctgtcttttttatttttcctttctccttcaccccctcacaaaatttcaccatttttaattgatctttatatacatcattgggattCAAAGGagaaaaagtgaattttcggcctttaaacacaagagagtatctattgagcttgccttggtgtgtaacatcacgatcaaattgccaaggccgtccaaggagcaagtgtgtcgcatgcattgggaccacatcacaccatacctcatcctcgtaattcttgaccttaaaagtgatcaaggcttgttttgtaactttaacttccgagcattcattaagctactgaaggtgatacggcttagggtgctcggtacaaggtaactttaaagaatccaccaaataactgctcactacattcgaacaactcccactattaataataagtgaacgtaagttaccttttataaaacacgtagaatggaaaatattggtcctttgattatcaacatcatctctcatttggatgttaagggtgcggcgGACTACAAGGACctcattatggtcattattcTCATCATCGTCTTGACCAATTCTAGACATCTTATTTTaaaacctgcaaaacaaacactcaacactcgaaaaaaaattaacaaacctcaccgttaatcactcaaaaaggaaaatcaaattctcaaagaggtagaattcaggcttgtgagttctttattagagtctatatcaatcaattagaaagtatatgaaccgtaactaccaaagaatctTAATTGCACTAGGAATCCAAAaagtgacgagacaccaattgatttgtgttgcaccgaggaagaattgtgcacacttttaaatcctactaacacaagaaacaagaaggtgttagatagtgtaaaggaagaataaaagaaaaacaaatgaaatcctacagctaagaatcaataaaatttgttgaaacccaaaaacccgaaaaattgcagagtaacttgacaacttcgttcgaggtgttcctaatctccaaaaatcacaaaattaaattggaatgtccttaaatattttatttttgatctagAAAGTTTCGGCACTAAATTCAACccaatgaatattttttaaatttttttcttgatttcgtctttttcaatttttttgactttttctactgatttttttcgggaaatatttttaatattctatcacattgccaaaaatatgcatgtaaaattttagaccaaTCGGAAAAcatttacccactcaaatgaatttttttccaaaactttttctgggtaaaaactgctatttaatgtttttaaaaggagatcagtttagaaatcgcccaaaacgcccaaaatcttataccaaatgatagagggttgtgCGCGGACTAAGATCGACTCATCAAGTCACAGGAAAGTCCTACGAGATCTATAAACAAATTGGCTgcaacaaaaatagaaaacagaGAACTAAACTTGTCAGATCAAGAAACCCAAATCGAATAGAATAAGAAATACTTCGGCGGCAAGAAATCTGGAAATTATGAATGAAGAATGTTTCTTGATGCCTAAAAACGAAGCCGAATCAGATCTTAAAGTTTGGATAGGCTGAAACGCAACTagaacaattaatcccaagttaatcaataaatcagcacaagcagaaattaataaagaagaacgaacagcaagaaaataaagaaagttctaagaagccttgaaatcgagaatgatttcacaaatcccttcaaacggctctaatctcccctccaatgaagagcAATGgaaagaagaaggctgaagatggctcccacaatcaaaaagattgttaaaactacttctaaagaaaattcaagagagaattcttggagaaaactcaaagagaattt
This genomic window from Gossypium raimondii isolate GPD5lz chromosome 10, ASM2569854v1, whole genome shotgun sequence contains:
- the LOC128033944 gene encoding uncharacterized protein LOC128033944, whose amino-acid sequence is MIASLMTKLLQKNVKFEWTDKCQQSFEKLKALLTEASVLVQPETGKEFIIYSDASLNGLGCVLMQEGNANVVADALSRKSLFALRTMDRSLALSEEGLILVELKARPLFLQQIFEAQKNYSELQVKRSQWESGCDSDFRIRSDDCLMFRDRICVPKDDELIRTILHEAHNGSLSVHPVKSEHQAPSGLLQPLLIPEWKWDRITMDFVTGLPLTPRKKDAIWIKKDVESASIRERKRLWIKLRNSYVLHRGYYVYQKALVKCVVLRAGYYVNWKV